The following coding sequences lie in one uncultured Mailhella sp. genomic window:
- a CDS encoding SDR family NAD(P)-dependent oxidoreductase, giving the protein MKKTLLVVGAGKGLGNAVARMFAEHDFRVVLMCRNAERLIEYRNALRAQGMDVETQVADAADQSALAASLREAVQRYGVPDVLFYNVGTTTADADLAENMNAEIMRQRYAGDVLGAYTCIQEMNCEAFRQKQGAVLITGGGLSLYPSADYLPLSMDKAALRAMVLALHPVLKEQGIYLGSVQVCGLIGGSEKYMPNNIAELFWNLYQGRSEIEIVY; this is encoded by the coding sequence ATGAAAAAGACACTGCTTGTGGTAGGTGCAGGCAAGGGGCTGGGCAACGCCGTTGCCCGGATGTTTGCGGAACACGATTTTCGCGTGGTACTGATGTGCCGCAACGCGGAACGTCTGATCGAATACCGGAACGCTTTGCGCGCGCAAGGCATGGACGTGGAAACGCAGGTCGCCGACGCCGCGGATCAAAGCGCTCTTGCCGCGTCTCTGCGGGAAGCCGTGCAGCGGTACGGCGTGCCGGACGTTCTGTTCTATAACGTCGGCACGACGACGGCAGACGCCGACCTTGCCGAGAACATGAACGCGGAAATCATGCGGCAGCGCTATGCCGGCGACGTGCTCGGCGCATACACCTGCATTCAGGAAATGAACTGCGAGGCCTTCCGCCAAAAGCAGGGAGCCGTTCTCATTACCGGCGGCGGCTTGTCGCTGTATCCCAGCGCGGATTATCTCCCCCTTTCCATGGACAAGGCCGCACTGCGCGCCATGGTGCTGGCACTGCATCCGGTCCTGAAGGAACAGGGAATCTACCTCGGTTCCGTTCAGGTCTGCGGCTTGATCGGTGGATCCGAAAAATACATGCCGAACAACATCGCCGAACTGTTCTGGAACCTCTATCAGGGCCGCTCGGAAATCGAAATCGTGTACTGA
- a CDS encoding MFS transporter, translating to MPEACGTSRREVLIFALLTAACVAADAMLYVTLPVFWREAGLDSLWEVGVVLALNRLARLPLNPLIGWAYTRLNTKTCAAFAALLSALIPVGYAFASSLAAWAALRVLWGLAWSLLKLGGLFTVMAAAGQKNRGYFMGLFTGTYRLGNLAGMLGGGLLADLAGLRVALLAGAAAAALALPAALFLLRGVPPSPRKSKNAAVSPKALLHSPEIFWVLVTCMAVTLIIEGFFMSTLSALMAHHWGESITVLGVTAGCATAAGVMQSLRWGWDPLLSPLVGRLSDGRLGRVTMFAAGCWTAAGLFLLIGLSLPLGPWLAAIAAVELCCTAMTTLSDALAADAASRSNAVFVMTAYTLAIDLGAALGPLGGFAAISLWGMNAAYALAAAVLALFALKWTFRPPVGTSTPS from the coding sequence ATGCCGGAAGCGTGCGGGACGTCCCGCCGGGAAGTGCTGATTTTTGCGCTGCTCACCGCAGCCTGCGTGGCCGCCGACGCCATGCTCTACGTGACGCTCCCCGTGTTCTGGCGCGAAGCCGGTCTTGATTCGCTCTGGGAAGTGGGCGTGGTGCTGGCTCTGAACCGGCTGGCCCGGCTGCCGCTCAATCCGCTCATCGGCTGGGCGTACACGCGCCTGAACACGAAAACCTGCGCCGCGTTTGCCGCGCTGCTTTCCGCGCTCATTCCCGTGGGATACGCCTTCGCGTCCTCGCTGGCGGCGTGGGCTGCGCTGCGCGTGCTGTGGGGGCTGGCCTGGTCGCTTCTCAAGCTGGGCGGCCTGTTCACGGTCATGGCCGCGGCGGGTCAGAAGAACCGGGGCTACTTCATGGGCCTGTTCACCGGAACCTACCGCCTCGGCAATCTGGCAGGCATGCTGGGCGGCGGTCTTCTGGCCGACCTTGCAGGACTGCGCGTCGCCCTGCTCGCCGGCGCGGCTGCGGCCGCCCTAGCCCTGCCCGCGGCGCTTTTTCTGCTGAGGGGCGTGCCACCCTCTCCGCGCAAAAGCAAAAACGCCGCCGTTTCTCCCAAAGCCCTGCTGCACTCGCCGGAAATTTTCTGGGTGCTTGTCACCTGCATGGCGGTCACGCTCATCATCGAGGGGTTTTTCATGTCCACGCTGTCCGCGCTCATGGCCCATCACTGGGGCGAAAGCATCACCGTGCTCGGCGTCACGGCGGGATGCGCCACGGCCGCGGGCGTGATGCAGTCGCTGCGCTGGGGCTGGGATCCGCTGCTCTCGCCGCTCGTGGGACGCCTCTCCGACGGCCGCCTCGGCCGCGTGACCATGTTTGCCGCCGGATGCTGGACAGCCGCCGGACTGTTTCTGCTCATCGGCCTTTCGCTGCCCCTCGGCCCGTGGCTTGCCGCGATTGCGGCCGTGGAGCTGTGCTGCACCGCCATGACCACCCTTTCGGACGCCCTGGCCGCAGACGCGGCTTCGCGCTCAAACGCGGTGTTCGTCATGACCGCCTACACGCTGGCCATCGACCTCGGCGCGGCGCTCGGCCCTCTCGGCGGATTCGCCGCCATCTCCCTCTGGGGCATGAACGCCGCCTACGCGCTGGCCGCCGCCGTG
- a CDS encoding LysR family transcriptional regulator — MVFRKSENEVAVYSRELTTFIAAAEQGSFLKASRTLYTTPASVMNQINKLESEVGVALLERTNQGVRLTPAGRSIYTDAKNIIRLSEQAMARARRIAGDARQTVRVGTSILRPCRTLVDLWSEIDDGEIAFSVQIVPFDDSPNSMELMLDSLGRDIDCFVGPCDSLTWKQRYNMLLLEPVNCCIAVPKNHRLAEKCALTWNDLSGETLILVRRGESLVLNSMRDDIERNHPDIALIDAPHFYDVGIFNECEQRGCLMETLDIWKGVHPAMKTLPVAWNYHMPYGIVYAKRPSDAMRQFIEKIQKHLSSRKAE; from the coding sequence ATGGTTTTTAGAAAATCTGAAAACGAGGTCGCTGTGTATAGTCGGGAACTGACCACGTTTATTGCGGCGGCGGAGCAGGGGAGCTTTCTGAAGGCGTCCAGAACGTTGTACACGACGCCTGCTTCCGTCATGAATCAGATCAACAAACTGGAGTCGGAAGTCGGAGTCGCGTTGCTTGAGCGCACCAACCAGGGCGTGCGCCTGACCCCGGCAGGACGCTCCATATACACGGACGCCAAAAATATTATCAGGTTGTCGGAACAGGCTATGGCCCGTGCCCGTCGCATTGCCGGCGACGCCCGACAGACGGTTCGCGTGGGCACGTCGATACTGCGCCCATGCAGAACGCTGGTGGATCTGTGGTCGGAAATTGATGACGGCGAAATTGCCTTTTCCGTGCAGATCGTTCCGTTCGACGACAGCCCGAACAGCATGGAACTTATGCTGGACTCCCTGGGCAGAGACATCGACTGCTTCGTCGGCCCCTGCGACTCGCTCACCTGGAAGCAGCGATACAACATGCTCCTGCTGGAGCCGGTGAACTGCTGCATCGCCGTGCCGAAAAATCATCGGCTGGCAGAAAAATGCGCCCTGACCTGGAACGACCTCAGCGGAGAAACGCTTATCCTCGTCCGCCGCGGAGAATCCCTCGTGCTGAATAGCATGCGCGACGATATTGAAAGAAATCACCCAGATATAGCACTCATCGATGCGCCGCATTTCTACGACGTCGGCATATTCAATGAGTGCGAACAGCGCGGATGCCTCATGGAAACGCTGGATATCTGGAAGGGCGTCCACCCCGCCATGAAAACCCTGCCCGTCGCCTGGAACTATCACATGCCCTACGGCATCGTTTACGCAAAACGCCCCTCCGACGCCATGCGGCAATTCATAGAGAAAATTCAAAAACACCTCTCCTCAAGAAAGGCAGAATAG
- a CDS encoding TRAP transporter large permease — protein sequence MELFLFLGSLFVFLCFGIPIAMVLVLCAMVLMFHADMWDPMTIASCMLDGANNYPLMAIPFFVFAGEIMAAGGLSKRVVQFAQLLIGGVRGGLGYAAIVASVIFAGLMGSSVGEAAALGGLLLPMMKQVGYRPGRAGAIISSGAILGPIIPPSTNFIILGSCVSGLSITKLFMIGLFPGLFIGLALMIMWFFIVRLDGYHETIKFTREEKKKILIDATPAFMMPVLLLGGIRFGVFTPTEGGAFAAVYAILVCLLWYREIGLKDLLKVSASSARTTAAVMMIVATATAIGYFITLADIPQQIISLFAPFKDSPIILLLLINVFLFLIGMVMDLTPNVLIFAPVFYPLILDAGIDPYHFGLIFILNLGIGVITPPVGTVLYVVCGIGNLKLPALVKNLLPFLFVEVVMLLLLTVFPKLSLIPMGWLI from the coding sequence ATGGAACTTTTTCTTTTTCTTGGATCTCTCTTCGTTTTCCTGTGCTTCGGCATTCCGATCGCCATGGTGCTCGTGCTCTGCGCCATGGTCCTCATGTTCCACGCCGACATGTGGGACCCCATGACCATCGCTTCCTGCATGCTCGACGGCGCCAACAACTATCCGCTGATGGCCATTCCCTTCTTCGTTTTCGCCGGTGAAATCATGGCTGCCGGCGGCCTGTCGAAACGCGTCGTGCAGTTCGCCCAGCTTCTCATCGGCGGCGTGCGCGGCGGCCTCGGCTACGCCGCCATCGTGGCTTCTGTCATCTTCGCAGGCCTCATGGGTAGCTCCGTCGGCGAAGCCGCCGCCCTCGGCGGCCTGCTGCTGCCCATGATGAAGCAGGTCGGCTATCGTCCCGGCCGCGCGGGCGCCATCATCTCTTCGGGCGCCATCCTCGGCCCCATCATCCCGCCCAGCACCAACTTCATCATCCTCGGCTCCTGCGTGAGCGGCCTGTCCATCACCAAGCTGTTCATGATCGGTCTTTTCCCCGGTCTCTTCATCGGCCTCGCCCTGATGATCATGTGGTTCTTCATCGTTCGCCTCGACGGCTACCATGAAACCATCAAGTTCACCCGCGAAGAGAAGAAGAAGATTCTTATCGACGCCACCCCCGCCTTCATGATGCCCGTGCTCCTGCTCGGCGGCATCCGCTTCGGCGTGTTCACCCCCACCGAAGGCGGCGCCTTCGCCGCTGTGTACGCCATCCTGGTGTGCCTGCTCTGGTACCGTGAAATCGGCCTCAAGGACCTGCTCAAGGTCAGCGCCTCTTCCGCCCGTACCACCGCCGCCGTTATGATGATCGTGGCCACCGCTACCGCCATCGGCTACTTCATCACCCTCGCCGACATCCCGCAGCAGATCATCTCCCTGTTCGCTCCGTTCAAGGATTCCCCGATCATCCTGCTGCTGCTCATCAACGTGTTCCTGTTCCTGATCGGCATGGTCATGGACCTTACCCCCAACGTCCTCATCTTCGCGCCTGTGTTCTATCCGCTGATCCTGGACGCCGGTATCGATCCTTACCACTTCGGCCTCATCTTCATCCTGAACCTCGGCATCGGCGTCATCACGCCCCCCGTCGGCACGGTTCTCTATGTGGTGTGCGGCATCGGCAACCTCAAGCTGCCGGCCCTGGTCAAGAACCTGCTCCCCTTCCTGTTTGTGGAAGTCGTCATGCTCCTCCTGCTTACGGTCTTCCCCAAGCTGTCCCTTATCCCCATGGGCTGGCTTATCTGA
- a CDS encoding DeoR family transcriptional regulator encodes MNKADSRKKNLLEFLNKRGYATIEELAQNFSVTPQTMRRDINQLADEGRVQRFHGGVGMPLSTENIIYDQRKLLFTDEKRRIAELAARHIPDGASLCINIGTTTEAVAFALLDHKNLRILTNNLNVARICAGNETFEVIIAGGTVRSHDLGVIGPETEQFIQEFRMDFGIIGISGIDGEGNLLDYDYREVSVARAIIAHSRRVFLVCDKSKFGRPAMVRVGHVSQLEAVFSDGPLPSRWQSLIRDSGAHLYLA; translated from the coding sequence ATGAACAAAGCAGACAGCCGCAAGAAAAATCTTCTGGAATTCCTCAACAAGCGCGGCTACGCGACCATTGAGGAACTCGCGCAGAATTTTTCCGTCACGCCGCAGACCATGCGCCGGGACATCAATCAGCTCGCCGACGAAGGACGGGTGCAGCGTTTTCACGGCGGCGTGGGCATGCCCCTCAGCACGGAAAACATCATTTACGATCAGCGCAAGCTGCTCTTCACCGACGAAAAGCGCCGCATTGCCGAGCTTGCCGCCCGGCACATTCCCGACGGGGCGTCGCTGTGCATCAACATCGGCACCACCACCGAGGCGGTGGCCTTCGCCCTGCTCGATCACAAGAATCTGCGCATTCTCACCAACAATCTTAACGTGGCGCGCATCTGCGCGGGCAACGAAACGTTCGAGGTCATCATTGCGGGCGGCACGGTGCGTTCCCACGATCTCGGCGTCATCGGCCCCGAAACCGAACAGTTCATCCAGGAATTCCGCATGGATTTCGGCATCATCGGCATTTCCGGCATCGACGGGGAAGGGAATCTGCTCGATTACGACTATCGGGAAGTTTCGGTGGCGCGCGCCATCATTGCGCATTCGCGGCGGGTGTTTCTCGTGTGCGACAAATCCAAGTTCGGGCGTCCGGCCATGGTGCGGGTCGGACATGTGAGCCAGCTCGAAGCCGTGTTTTCCGACGGGCCCCTGCCCTCCCGCTGGCAGAGTCTCATTCGGGATTCCGGCGCTCACCTCTATCTCGCCTGA
- a CDS encoding TRAP transporter substrate-binding protein, whose amino-acid sequence MKRFVALSLIMGLMIGATAMVGTAQAAKVIKIAGMKAEGEPETIGMHKFGEYLEKLSNGKYKVKVYPNSSLGKEDKYIADTRRGTIEMCATGTQVASFHPAMAMMETPMLYDSYEHAYKAINGGIFDLLTDGFTEKSGLRTLNMFPLGFRHFYTKKPVHSIDDIKGLKLRVPNITLYTTFAKECGINGQAMPFAEVMSSVDQGVIDGGDSPLSDITSTKVYEKCPQITLTGHILVIHSLFINEKLYQSLPDQDKAWFNEAAKMAAEDIWKLVQDMDKKSIAEIESHGGTVSEPTQAMKDFMTEAAKRTWTMFTDASNEKTYVPNAQAIFDKAASFK is encoded by the coding sequence ATGAAACGCTTTGTTGCTCTTTCCCTGATCATGGGTCTGATGATCGGCGCCACCGCCATGGTCGGCACCGCCCAGGCCGCCAAAGTCATCAAGATTGCCGGCATGAAGGCCGAAGGCGAACCGGAAACCATCGGCATGCACAAGTTCGGCGAATATCTTGAAAAGCTTTCCAACGGCAAGTACAAGGTCAAGGTGTACCCCAACAGCTCTCTCGGAAAGGAAGACAAGTATATCGCCGACACCCGTCGCGGCACCATTGAAATGTGCGCCACCGGCACTCAGGTTGCCTCGTTCCATCCCGCCATGGCCATGATGGAAACTCCCATGCTCTACGACAGCTATGAGCACGCCTACAAGGCCATCAACGGCGGCATCTTCGACCTCCTCACCGACGGATTTACCGAAAAGTCCGGCCTGCGCACCCTCAACATGTTCCCTCTGGGCTTCCGCCACTTCTACACCAAGAAGCCCGTCCACAGCATTGACGACATCAAGGGCCTCAAGCTCCGCGTGCCGAACATCACCCTGTACACCACCTTCGCCAAGGAATGCGGCATCAACGGCCAGGCCATGCCCTTCGCCGAAGTCATGAGCTCCGTTGACCAGGGCGTCATCGACGGCGGCGACAGCCCGCTCTCCGACATCACCTCCACCAAGGTTTACGAAAAGTGCCCCCAGATCACTCTGACCGGTCACATCCTCGTCATCCACAGCCTCTTCATCAATGAAAAGCTGTATCAGTCCCTGCCCGATCAGGACAAGGCCTGGTTCAACGAAGCCGCCAAGATGGCCGCTGAAGACATCTGGAAGCTCGTGCAGGATATGGACAAGAAGTCCATCGCCGAAATCGAAAGCCACGGCGGCACCGTTTCCGAACCCACTCAGGCCATGAAGGACTTCATGACCGAAGCCGCCAAGCGCACCTGGACCATGTTCACCGACGCTTCCAACGAAAAGACCTACGTGCCCAACGCTCAGGCCATCTTCGACAAGGCCGCCAGCTTCAAGTAG
- a CDS encoding TRAP transporter small permease, whose product MSESSSTRNKANQAGAVAFQIFCACIFLGMIGLVFLNAVLRYCFNSGYPPSEEWARFLFIYITFFGAIEAFYRKKHIAVEMVVDLLQGNCRKVVNIIAILLSIAALVVLLQGGVSYVLMTLDTYAIATYVNMSIINSTLPIMAAAAIVLQLRDLITVIRTPASEFKKSEGMDLSELQH is encoded by the coding sequence ATGAGTGAATCTTCTTCTACCAGGAATAAGGCCAACCAGGCCGGCGCAGTCGCGTTCCAGATCTTCTGCGCCTGCATCTTCCTTGGCATGATCGGCCTGGTGTTCCTTAACGCCGTTCTGCGCTACTGCTTCAACTCCGGCTATCCGCCGAGCGAGGAATGGGCGCGCTTCCTCTTCATCTACATCACCTTCTTCGGCGCCATCGAAGCCTTCTACCGCAAGAAGCACATCGCCGTGGAAATGGTGGTGGATCTTCTGCAGGGCAACTGCCGCAAGGTGGTGAACATCATCGCCATTCTGCTGTCCATCGCGGCCCTCGTCGTGCTGCTTCAGGGCGGCGTCTCCTATGTGCTGATGACCCTTGACACCTACGCCATCGCCACGTACGTCAATATGTCCATCATCAACTCCACGCTTCCCATCATGGCCGCCGCAGCCATCGTTCTGCAGCTGCGCGATCTCATCACCGTCATCCGCACCCCCGCCTCTGAATTCAAGAAGAGCGAGGGTATGGATCTGTCCGAGCTTCAGCACTAA
- a CDS encoding flavodoxin family protein codes for MPKNILILNGAARKNGRTAGLIQAFAEGARRAGHRVREFYLTDMNIHGCLGCLHAGRNAHNPCVQKDDMEQIYAAFAECHVVAFASPVYFWTVTGPLKTAADRLYAELECLGYAGFARESVLLMTAGGSDYSQAVTWYRTYERNLGWKNRGEILGSGKTDAARRLGASL; via the coding sequence ATGCCCAAAAACATTCTGATTTTAAACGGCGCGGCCAGAAAAAACGGACGCACAGCCGGACTGATTCAAGCCTTTGCGGAAGGCGCACGCCGCGCAGGACACCGGGTTCGCGAGTTTTATCTGACCGACATGAACATACACGGATGCCTGGGATGTCTGCACGCAGGACGGAACGCCCACAATCCCTGCGTGCAGAAAGACGACATGGAACAGATTTACGCCGCGTTTGCGGAATGCCATGTGGTGGCGTTTGCATCTCCCGTGTATTTCTGGACGGTGACCGGACCGCTGAAGACGGCGGCGGATCGCCTGTATGCGGAACTGGAATGTCTGGGATACGCGGGTTTTGCGCGGGAAAGCGTGCTGCTCATGACGGCCGGAGGTTCGGACTATTCGCAGGCGGTCACATGGTACCGCACCTATGAGCGGAATCTGGGCTGGAAGAACCGGGGCGAAATTCTGGGAAGCGGAAAAACGGACGCCGCCCGACGGCTCGGCGCTTCCCTCTAA
- a CDS encoding aldo/keto reductase, with translation MKTTILNNGVSMPVVGYGTYQTPPRLTEACVAAALSAGYLSIDTAQCYGNEREVGLACRRSGIARERLFITTKLWGCRGYSDTLRSIDASLNALDLGYIDLLLIHEPSGDTHEIYRAMETAYGKGLLRAIGVSNFLEERYLDLTRHCTVIPAVNQVETHVFRQQKKLRELEQQLGTIHESWSPLACGRHGIHQQPELLDMAARYEKTVAQIALRFLTQQGIVVIPKSTDPRHMRENLDSLNFDMSTEDMQTIEGLDEGRSLFGWW, from the coding sequence ATGAAAACAACCATTCTGAACAACGGCGTGTCCATGCCCGTTGTCGGCTACGGCACGTATCAAACGCCGCCGCGCCTGACGGAAGCATGCGTGGCCGCCGCGCTTTCCGCGGGATACCTTTCCATAGACACGGCGCAATGCTACGGCAACGAACGGGAAGTCGGTCTTGCCTGCCGGCGATCCGGAATTGCGCGCGAGCGGCTGTTCATCACCACCAAGCTGTGGGGCTGCCGCGGCTATTCGGACACGCTCCGCTCCATCGACGCCTCTCTGAACGCCCTGGATCTCGGCTATATTGATCTTCTGCTGATTCACGAGCCCTCGGGAGACACGCACGAAATTTATCGCGCCATGGAAACCGCCTATGGAAAAGGTCTGCTTCGAGCCATCGGCGTTTCCAACTTTCTGGAAGAGCGCTATTTGGATCTGACGCGTCACTGCACGGTGATTCCGGCCGTCAATCAGGTGGAAACCCACGTTTTCCGCCAGCAGAAGAAGCTCCGGGAGCTGGAACAGCAACTGGGCACTATCCATGAAAGCTGGTCGCCGCTGGCCTGCGGGCGTCACGGCATACATCAGCAGCCCGAGCTGCTCGACATGGCCGCGCGATATGAGAAAACCGTTGCACAGATTGCGCTGCGCTTTCTCACGCAGCAGGGAATCGTGGTCATTCCCAAGAGCACCGATCCGCGGCACATGCGGGAAAATCTGGATTCCCTGAACTTTGATATGAGCACGGAAGACATGCAGACCATCGAAGGACTCGACGAAGGTCGGAGTCTGTTCGGCTGGTGGTAG